A single genomic interval of Spinacia oleracea cultivar Varoflay chromosome 6, BTI_SOV_V1, whole genome shotgun sequence harbors:
- the LOC110785311 gene encoding uncharacterized protein, with amino-acid sequence MDGRPLDILGRNGNRDDNEYKKELSEEALDEAERKRQQELKKKQDEIEALKEALDEAERKRQQELKKKQDEIQVLKQALDEAERKRQQDLKKKQDEIAELKSKHKEELRILENRMLEELKKIQAELESKIKENMGLEKELKIWVFDRSSFNVGRTMDFYSRLAQYLKADLPPSKITFKHEYSALGTWPPSHDPEARVPLSRVESVSSLPELWFNCIPSHSPNDFDRNNWRVIRCAVPFPADNPNVTRWILAYYDGNNYQTGIKVTGMTGNVVIPIPCPLQSLTNYRPLDVYNILGVGHRLSMYWGYSRLPGDSQ; translated from the coding sequence ATGGATGGTCGCCCCTTGGATATACTTGGGCGTAATGGAAACCGTGATGACAACGAGTACAAGAAGGAATTGAGCGAAGAGGCGTTAGACGAAGCAGAGCGTAAAAGGCAGCAGGAATTGAAGAAGAAACAAGATGAGATAGAAGCATTGAAAGAGGCGTTAGACGAAGCAGAACGTAAAAGGCAGCAAGAATTGAAGAAGAAACAAGATGAGATACAAGTATTAAAACAAGCGTTAGACGAAGCAGAGCGTAAAAGGCAACAAGACTTAAAGAAGAAACAAGATGAGATAGCTGAACTGAAGAGTAAACACAAAGAGGAGTTGCGTATATTGGAGAATAGAATGCTTGAAGAATTGAAGAAAATACAGGCTGAGTTAGAGtccaaaattaaagaaaatatggGTTTGGAAAAGGAGCTCAAAATATGGGTGTTTGACAGGAGTAGCTTTAATGTTGGGCGTACCATGGATTTTTATTCAAGATTGGCGCAATATTTGAAAGCTGATTTACCTCCTTCAAAAATTACATTCAAACATGAATATTCAGCTTTGGGTACATGGCCCCCTTCCCACGATCCTGAGGCGAGAGTACCTTTGAGTCGAGTTGAGTCAGTTTCATCACTTCCAGAACTTTGGTTTAATTGTATACCATCACACAGTCCTAATGACTTTGATCGTAATAATTGGAGAGTGATCCGATGTGCAGTCCCTTTTCCGGCGGATAACCCGAATGTAACAAGGTGGATCCTAGCGTATTACGATGGCAATAATTATCAAACGGGGATCAAGGTAACAGGAATGACTGGTAATGTTGTCATTCCCATTCCATGTCCTCTTCAATCCCTTACCAACTACCGCCCCCTCgatgtatataatatattggGTGTTGGTCATAGATTGTCAATGTATTGGGGTTATAGTCGCTTGCCGGGTGATAGCCAGTAA